The genome window TGCGTAGTTATATACTTATTTACCTGATCATTTTGACTATTCCCTAAAACCATTGATCCAAATCCCCCCTATCATATAGTTCTCGGCTACCAAGGGGAATATATTTATATTTAATTTTCTTTTTCTTCACACATTATATGTTCGATCAAATGTGCCCTACTTACAATTCCGATAAATACACCGTCTTTACCTACAACAGGAGCCATTTTCAACCCTTTTTGAATTAAAGAGAGCGCAACATGAAGGTCAGAATCATCTTCAGAAAAATATATAACTTCACGCGTCATATACTTCCCTACTGGTTCTTGTCCTTTTTTCCTGAGCTTTTCTGACAATTGATCGAAATCTGGAATAAATGCCGCCCCTACCAAATAATCGCAGTAGCCAGGCAATGAAGCTTGAATAATATCCTTTTCACTGATAAATCCAACAAGAGCGCCTAACTCATCAACAACAGGTAATCCCGTCAAATTATGCTGAGAAAGAATCTCTATGGCCTCTTTCAATGTGGTATTTTCTGTTATTGAGGTCAAATCCTTATCCATAAGATCTCCAATTCGCATAATTAGATGCCTCCTTTAATCAAAACGCTCTAGCTGTACGCGAGGCATAAGAGCTTCAATGGCATCTCGGCTTGAAAAACCTTTTTCTACGTGCATTGCGTCTTCCCATGCACATGCCATTGCAAAACGAATTCGATCTTCTACATCCATTCCTTCTTCCGCACCGACAATGAGCCCTGTTATAAGAGCATCGGCCGTTGCAAATAAAGAAACGACTGAACGTCGATCAGCAAGAGCAAGATAGATTCCCTTAGGAGTGAAAAACACATCACCGTATACATGATAGGAAGTGATAGCCCATTCAACCCCTTGATCGTGCAACTTTGAAACGACCTTAATAATATTATCGAGAGAAGTTAACGATATACCGGAAACACGCGACATAAAACGATGGTCAATTTTAGCGATTGTAGGCCCAGCTTCCAACGCAGATTGAAGAGGTAGCCCCGCAGCGTCAACAATTGTAGGGATATTATGCTCTTTTGCCATTCGGATCAATTCCCCATAAATATCCTGAGGCACTCCAGGAGGTAGAGATCCACCTAAGACGAGTAATCGTGTACGTTGCAACATTCTTTGATAGTTACGAAGAAAGCGGTCGTAAGCCTCTTCAGAAACATACGGGCCAGGTTCTGAAAGCCCTGTCTCAACATGACCTGTTTCGTCTATTATATAGACATTAGTGCGTGTCTCACCTTTGACATGAACGAAATTTGTAGTAATTCTCTCTCTGCGCAGAACGTCACGAATATAAGCTCCATTAAAACCAGCGAGAAATCCCATAGCGGCCGACTCATATCCCAATTGAGACAGCATCATAGAGACGTTAATGCCCTTCCCGCCGGGGGTTCGGATGGCATTTCTGGAACGGAACCAGCCACCCGGCCGAAATTCCGGAACGACAAACTCCTCATCGACAGCGGGATTTAATGTAACCGTGACAATCATCAAGCTCCCCCCTATGAGATAAAAGGAAAGGTGGGATACCCCACCTTCCCTCAATTAAGTTTTATTTTACTATTTAAGAAACTCAGAAAGCTCTGATGCAGAAGATATAGTCTTCTTAGAAACAATTTCACCTTTTTTAAGCTCTACAACGACAGGCATCTCACCCAATTTAAGCTTTTCAACCATGCGAGCGTTACGATAACCATCAATAATGGCAACCTTCTGCCCCGTCTCTTTGCTCATTTCTTCAACAGCGTTAGAAAGCTGAACCTGAGATTCAACGATGCTGGAATAGAAGAAAGCCACAACTCGCTCTGGATCTAAGAGTGTAGAACGAAGATGTACCTGCTCGTTAATATAGGCAGATGCAGACATTGCTGCAACAGCACCATCACCAGCAGCAGTTACAACCTGACGAAGATGTTTGTCGCGTACGTCTCCTGCGGCAAAAATGCCTTCCACGGATGTTTCCATATCCTCATTAGTGAGGATCCATCCGCCTTTCTTAGCATCTACAAGGCCACGGATACATTCATCATGTGGGGCCTGTCCAACAAAAATGAACACACCTGCTACAGGAAGGTTGGAAATTTCGCCCGTTTTTACATTT of Aminobacterium sp. MB27-C1 contains these proteins:
- a CDS encoding HPP family protein encodes the protein MRIGDLMDKDLTSITENTTLKEAIEILSQHNLTGLPVVDELGALVGFISEKDIIQASLPGYCDYLVGAAFIPDFDQLSEKLRKKGQEPVGKYMTREVIYFSEDDSDLHVALSLIQKGLKMAPVVGKDGVFIGIVSRAHLIEHIMCEEKEN
- a CDS encoding 1-phosphofructokinase family hexose kinase — its product is MIVTVTLNPAVDEEFVVPEFRPGGWFRSRNAIRTPGGKGINVSMMLSQLGYESAAMGFLAGFNGAYIRDVLRRERITTNFVHVKGETRTNVYIIDETGHVETGLSEPGPYVSEEAYDRFLRNYQRMLQRTRLLVLGGSLPPGVPQDIYGELIRMAKEHNIPTIVDAAGLPLQSALEAGPTIAKIDHRFMSRVSGISLTSLDNIIKVVSKLHDQGVEWAITSYHVYGDVFFTPKGIYLALADRRSVVSLFATADALITGLIVGAEEGMDVEDRIRFAMACAWEDAMHVEKGFSSRDAIEALMPRVQLERFD